From a single Bacillota bacterium genomic region:
- a CDS encoding NADH-quinone oxidoreductase subunit D (Catalyzes the transfer of electrons from NADH to quinone), with protein MAEGMSPEELGMVEPIETGGERRTMQLNFGPQHPSTHGVFRAVLTLDGETVVDVDPVLGYLHRNHDYIYQLMTYPQIVPMTDRTDYLSPLNNELVYSMAVEELLGIEVPERAQYLRVIFAELNRILSHFLYIGSIALDLAGYQPFLLSWRERELGYDLIEKATGQRMFPNYIRIGGVHNDVPEGWTGELLEFLDFIEREAWPEYKTLWMENPIFKARSEGVGVLPGEVAIAYGATGPVARASGVRRDLRKDRPYLVYDRFDFEMVTGEKGDTYERSWMRMYEILESIKIIRQAVRDMPDGPILGQLPRGPMKAAKGAEVFTVAEGPRGEHGVYIASDGGVHPYRIHWFSPTFTMLQLLPYLAKGLKVADLIAILASLDPVMGEVDR; from the coding sequence ATGGCCGAAGGGATGAGCCCCGAGGAGCTGGGAATGGTCGAGCCCATCGAGACCGGCGGCGAGCGCCGGACGATGCAGCTCAACTTCGGGCCGCAGCACCCCAGCACCCACGGGGTCTTCCGGGCGGTGCTCACCCTGGACGGGGAGACCGTGGTCGACGTGGACCCCGTGCTGGGCTACCTGCACCGCAACCACGACTACATCTACCAGCTGATGACCTACCCGCAGATCGTCCCCATGACCGACCGGACGGATTACCTCAGCCCGCTCAACAACGAGCTGGTCTACTCCATGGCGGTGGAGGAGCTGCTGGGGATCGAGGTGCCCGAGCGGGCGCAGTACCTGAGGGTGATCTTCGCCGAGCTGAACCGGATCCTCAGCCACTTCCTGTACATCGGAAGCATCGCGCTCGACCTGGCGGGCTACCAGCCCTTCCTGCTCTCCTGGCGCGAGCGCGAGCTGGGCTACGACCTGATCGAGAAGGCCACCGGCCAGCGCATGTTCCCCAACTACATCCGCATCGGCGGCGTCCACAACGACGTCCCCGAGGGCTGGACCGGCGAGCTCCTCGAGTTCCTGGACTTCATCGAGCGCGAGGCCTGGCCGGAGTACAAGACGCTCTGGATGGAGAACCCGATCTTCAAGGCGCGCTCGGAGGGCGTCGGCGTCCTCCCCGGGGAGGTGGCCATCGCCTACGGGGCCACGGGGCCGGTGGCCCGCGCCTCGGGCGTCCGCCGCGACCTGCGCAAGGACCGGCCCTATCTCGTCTACGACCGCTTCGACTTCGAGATGGTGACGGGCGAGAAGGGCGACACGTACGAGCGCAGCTGGATGCGCATGTACGAGATCCTGGAGAGCATCAAGATCATCCGCCAGGCCGTCCGCGATATGCCGGACGGCCCGATCCTCGGGCAGCTTCCGCGCGGGCCGATGAAGGCCGCCAAGGGGGCGGAGGTCTTCACGGTGGCCGAAGGCCCGCGGGGCGAGCACGGCGTCTACATCGCCAGCGACGGCGGCGTCCACCCGTACCGGATCCACTGGTTCTCGCCGACCTTCACGATGCTGCAGCTTCTGCCCTATTTGGCCAAGGGGCTGAAGGTGGCGGACCTGATCGCCATCCTGGCCAGCCTCGACCCGGTGATGGGGGAGGTGGACCGCTAG
- a CDS encoding NADH-quinone oxidoreductase subunit C, with translation MTLEEAKQAILERFPDLEVDEGFRGGLGLRLSAERLLEVGRWLRDEPAIRCDLFHGMTAVDWEDHFAVVYWLQSTAHPEIRLQLKVDLPHDQPEIESVTGLWPGANWHEREAWDLLGVRFRNHPDLRRILTWEGYEGHPLRRDFVDRRPKRPRRVRIR, from the coding sequence ATGACCCTGGAGGAAGCCAAGCAGGCGATCCTGGAGCGCTTTCCCGACCTGGAGGTGGACGAGGGCTTCCGCGGCGGGCTGGGCCTCCGGCTGTCCGCGGAGCGGCTGCTGGAGGTCGGGCGCTGGCTGCGCGACGAGCCGGCCATCCGCTGCGACCTTTTCCACGGCATGACCGCCGTGGACTGGGAGGACCACTTCGCGGTGGTCTACTGGCTGCAGAGCACCGCGCACCCGGAGATCCGCCTCCAGCTGAAGGTGGATCTGCCCCACGACCAGCCCGAGATCGAGAGCGTCACCGGTCTCTGGCCGGGTGCCAACTGGCATGAGCGGGAGGCATGGGACCTTCTGGGGGTTCGCTTCCGCAACCACCCGGACCTTCGTCGCATCCTGACCTGGGAGGGGTACGAGGGCCACCCGCTCCGCCGTGATTTCGTCGACCGCCGCCCGAAGCGGCCGCGCCGGGTGCGGATCCGCTGA
- a CDS encoding NADH-quinone oxidoreductase subunit B family protein translates to MGVNDQEQPGKAQPGQVPEQGQPRQGAAPADGSQPSPATPAAEPPRPAPRQRPSGPLRPRNERPVVPTGERKPPARVQLLDELGRFGPEQVGFQDAEILPGVWRHAPGILTTNLQTLVNWGRQNSMWYMLFATACCGIELMAFGASRFDADRHGMVPWGSPRHADVMIIAGTITEKMAEPTVRLYEQMAEPRYVISMGVCATNGGPFWQGYNVVDGVDKLIPVDVYVPGCPPRPEALLHAIYRLRQKIARAGLDRARIREGREPEPARILTPSRG, encoded by the coding sequence ATGGGAGTGAACGATCAGGAGCAACCGGGCAAGGCTCAGCCGGGGCAGGTACCGGAGCAGGGGCAGCCCCGGCAGGGGGCGGCTCCGGCGGACGGCTCCCAGCCTTCTCCGGCGACCCCCGCGGCCGAGCCTCCCCGGCCGGCGCCCCGCCAGCGGCCCAGCGGACCGCTCCGGCCGCGGAACGAGAGGCCGGTGGTCCCCACCGGCGAGAGGAAGCCGCCGGCCCGGGTGCAGCTGCTGGACGAGCTGGGCCGCTTCGGCCCCGAGCAGGTGGGCTTCCAGGACGCCGAGATCCTGCCCGGCGTCTGGCGGCACGCGCCCGGGATCCTGACCACCAACCTGCAGACGCTGGTCAACTGGGGACGCCAGAACTCCATGTGGTACATGCTCTTCGCCACCGCCTGCTGCGGCATCGAGCTGATGGCCTTCGGCGCCTCCCGCTTCGACGCCGACCGGCACGGCATGGTCCCCTGGGGCTCGCCGCGCCATGCGGATGTGATGATCATCGCGGGCACCATCACGGAGAAGATGGCCGAGCCCACCGTCCGCCTCTACGAGCAGATGGCCGAGCCCCGCTACGTCATCTCCATGGGCGTCTGCGCCACCAACGGAGGCCCCTTCTGGCAGGGCTACAACGTGGTCGACGGCGTCGACAAGCTGATCCCGGTGGACGTCTACGTCCCCGGCTGCCCGCCGCGGCCCGAGGCGCTCCTCCACGCCATCTACCGGCTCCGCCAGAAGATCGCGCGGGCGGGCCTGGACCGGGCGCGCATCCGGGAGGGCCGGGAGCCGGAGCCGGCGCGCATCCTCACCCCGAGCCGGGGCTAG
- the ndhC gene encoding NADH-quinone oxidoreductase subunit A — MPEPANVDILFFFLGGIAFALLMIYASVLLRRDHPETRKRMPYESGIIPRGDARVQFNVAYYVIALMFVVFDVETVFLYPWGVAFHRVGPAFALVEGLVFIAMLVVGLIYAWRKKVLTWE; from the coding sequence ATGCCGGAACCTGCAAACGTGGACATCTTGTTCTTCTTCCTCGGCGGCATCGCCTTTGCGCTGCTGATGATCTACGCCTCGGTCCTGCTGCGGCGGGATCACCCCGAGACCCGCAAGCGGATGCCCTACGAATCGGGGATCATACCGCGGGGAGACGCCCGGGTTCAATTCAACGTCGCCTATTACGTGATCGCGCTCATGTTCGTCGTCTTCGACGTGGAGACCGTCTTCCTCTACCCCTGGGGCGTCGCCTTCCATCGCGTCGGCCCGGCCTTCGCTCTGGTCGAGGGCCTCGTCTTCATCGCCATGCTGGTGGTCGGCTTGATCTACGCCTGGCGAAAGAAGGTGTTGACATGGGAGTGA
- the queG gene encoding tRNA epoxyqueuosine(34) reductase QueG: MIRPVPGDIIPPGSPRLNAGELRKRRLRREARRLGLPRLGVAEAAAWPEAQRRLRLLRRRGIDVPFTRGEPEERSDPAALLPGARSLLVAALPYGPAAGPSPAGPAAGEPATPSAQCATGRIARYAAAEDYHPLLRRRLEALGRWLEAEVPGARWRASVDGGLLSERAAAVAAGLGWVGRNGCLITPEFGSWLVLGVLVTDVELPPDPPATGGCGRCRRCLEACPTRALLGDGLLRPDRCLSTWTQRAAPLPPELRAPLGDRLWGCDTCQEVCPYNLRLRKAGHPRGEPWPARPERLPLAEVAAMGHGAFRRLFGRTPAAWRGPRPLRRNALLALGNLPRSAWGAREEAALRRGLASPDPLLREAAAWAQERRSSPLGVVVGSLNPSKVEAAREVFERLCPGARVEGIAVPSGVRPQPLGEEETLRGAMGRARAALEAAPWADLGVGMEGGVDLAGDGAWLINWCVVAGRDGSVSRARGLTMPLPERFLEPLRAGRTLGELMARESGDAEINSHEGAVGWFTRGLVDRRHLWRDTLAAALARRVDRAAGGGDGGHPGSAL, translated from the coding sequence TTGATCCGTCCAGTCCCCGGTGACATTATCCCGCCCGGCTCGCCGCGGCTCAACGCGGGCGAGCTGCGGAAGAGGCGCCTCCGCCGCGAGGCGCGCCGCCTCGGCCTGCCCCGCCTGGGCGTGGCGGAGGCGGCCGCCTGGCCCGAGGCGCAGCGCCGTCTCCGGCTGCTCCGCCGGCGCGGCATCGACGTCCCCTTCACCCGCGGCGAGCCGGAGGAGCGGAGCGACCCCGCCGCGCTCCTGCCCGGTGCCCGCTCGCTCCTGGTGGCGGCGCTGCCGTACGGGCCCGCCGCCGGCCCTTCCCCGGCCGGGCCTGCGGCCGGAGAGCCCGCCACCCCCTCGGCGCAGTGCGCCACCGGCCGGATCGCCCGCTACGCCGCCGCCGAGGATTACCACCCGCTCCTCCGCCGGCGCCTGGAGGCGCTGGGCCGGTGGCTGGAGGCGGAGGTGCCCGGCGCCCGCTGGCGGGCGAGCGTCGACGGCGGCCTGCTCAGCGAGCGGGCGGCGGCGGTGGCGGCGGGGCTCGGCTGGGTCGGGCGGAACGGCTGCCTGATCACGCCCGAGTTCGGTTCCTGGCTCGTCCTGGGCGTCCTGGTGACGGACGTGGAGCTGCCGCCCGACCCGCCCGCGACCGGCGGTTGCGGGCGCTGCCGGCGCTGCCTGGAAGCCTGCCCCACGCGCGCCCTCCTCGGCGACGGCCTCCTCCGGCCCGACCGCTGTCTCTCCACCTGGACCCAGCGGGCGGCGCCCCTGCCGCCGGAGCTCCGTGCCCCCCTGGGCGACCGGCTCTGGGGCTGCGACACCTGCCAGGAAGTCTGCCCCTACAACCTCCGCCTGCGGAAGGCCGGCCATCCGCGAGGCGAGCCCTGGCCGGCGCGGCCCGAGCGGCTCCCGCTGGCCGAGGTGGCCGCCATGGGCCACGGAGCCTTCCGGCGCCTCTTCGGACGGACGCCCGCCGCCTGGCGCGGGCCGCGCCCGCTGCGGCGGAACGCGCTCCTGGCGCTGGGCAACCTGCCCCGCTCCGCCTGGGGCGCGCGGGAGGAAGCGGCCCTCCGCCGGGGCCTCGCCTCCCCCGACCCCCTGCTGCGCGAGGCGGCCGCCTGGGCGCAGGAGCGGCGCTCCTCCCCGCTGGGGGTGGTCGTCGGCTCGCTCAACCCGAGCAAGGTGGAGGCGGCCCGGGAGGTCTTCGAGCGGCTCTGCCCGGGCGCGCGGGTGGAGGGGATCGCGGTCCCCAGCGGCGTCCGCCCGCAGCCCCTCGGGGAGGAGGAGACGCTCCGCGGTGCCATGGGCCGGGCGCGGGCGGCGCTGGAGGCGGCGCCCTGGGCCGACCTGGGCGTGGGCATGGAGGGGGGCGTCGACCTCGCCGGCGACGGCGCCTGGCTGATCAACTGGTGCGTGGTGGCGGGGCGGGACGGCTCCGTCTCCCGCGCCCGGGGACTGACCATGCCGCTGCCCGAGCGCTTCCTGGAGCCGCTGCGCGCCGGGCGGACCCTGGGCGAACTGATGGCGCGGGAGAGCGGGGACGCGGAGATCAACAGCCACGAGGGCGCCGTCGGCTGGTTCACCCGCGGCCTGGTCGACCGGCGCCACCTCTGGCGGGACACCCTGGCGGCCGCCCTCGCCCGCCGGGTGGACCGGGCGGCCGGAGGCGGCGATGGTGGACACCCCGGGTCGGCTTTATAA
- a CDS encoding stalk domain-containing protein: MQLPGASRRTSPHRRRLWWLLPTALAVVVLLALPAASPLHRLPGGDAPASGRAGPSPVSGTGPVEPGPPPHQRESPQPPAGPAEGGFRYYLPLPSGTIAVSRPEIGLRLVPQPGFRPDQVLAALELDGRPLPAAVQPDGWVGHRPPAPLPPGLHHASIYVAYRGYYAEESWTFRVLTGAPPEPPAPEGAALEQVARLNRIRAALDLPPVAPDAALTAAARSHLLYLELNRPDGQLDATAHEEEPEAPGFTGAGPLDRARTYGAVWPAAREVIEAGASSPAGSLAAWMDSIYHRIALLDPGARAAGYDRGPLPADSDRRASVMVLGAVPEAGLGGPVVYPADGQFGVPTAFYPGEVPDPLRLVPGARYPTGYPITVGFYGSTVESVVVRAASLADEDGRPVPFWLITPGDTSEARTELEQTLVLLPRKPLEADRSYVYQVDGVALTGTGARPFAVRARFSTAGAPAPEPGGPPVSLQGRPLPIPRWSAGGRLMVPFRDFFQALGWKVVWNPARPAVARAEQDGRWIEVRGESLRLASSGGSRWMAVPARRLGDVLYVPLREAAEAAGLRVSWDPAGRVRLSR, translated from the coding sequence TTGCAGCTTCCAGGCGCCTCGCGCCGCACCTCCCCCCATCGTCGCCGGCTTTGGTGGCTCCTGCCCACCGCCCTCGCGGTGGTCGTCCTGCTCGCCCTCCCCGCCGCCTCGCCGCTCCACCGCCTGCCGGGCGGGGACGCGCCGGCCTCGGGCAGGGCGGGACCGTCGCCCGTCTCCGGCACGGGACCGGTCGAGCCGGGCCCGCCGCCCCACCAGCGGGAGAGCCCGCAGCCGCCCGCCGGGCCGGCCGAGGGCGGCTTCCGCTATTACCTTCCCCTTCCCAGCGGGACCATCGCCGTCTCCCGCCCGGAGATCGGCCTCCGGCTGGTGCCGCAGCCCGGCTTCCGCCCCGACCAGGTGCTGGCCGCGCTGGAGCTGGACGGCCGGCCCCTGCCCGCGGCGGTCCAGCCGGACGGGTGGGTGGGCCACCGGCCACCGGCGCCGCTGCCGCCGGGGTTGCATCACGCCTCCATCTACGTGGCCTACCGGGGTTACTACGCCGAGGAGTCCTGGACCTTCCGGGTCCTGACCGGCGCACCGCCGGAACCGCCCGCCCCGGAGGGTGCGGCGCTGGAGCAGGTGGCGCGGCTCAACCGGATCCGCGCCGCCCTGGACCTGCCGCCCGTGGCGCCCGACGCCGCCCTGACCGCCGCCGCCCGTTCCCATCTCCTCTACCTCGAGCTGAACCGGCCCGACGGCCAGCTGGACGCGACCGCCCACGAAGAGGAGCCGGAGGCCCCCGGCTTCACCGGGGCGGGGCCGCTCGACCGCGCCCGCACCTACGGTGCCGTCTGGCCCGCCGCCCGGGAGGTGATCGAGGCGGGCGCCAGCTCGCCGGCCGGCTCCCTGGCAGCCTGGATGGATTCCATCTACCACCGGATCGCGCTGCTCGACCCCGGCGCGCGGGCGGCCGGCTACGACCGCGGGCCGCTCCCGGCCGACTCGGACCGGCGCGCCTCGGTGATGGTGCTGGGGGCGGTTCCCGAAGCCGGCCTGGGCGGGCCGGTGGTCTACCCCGCCGACGGCCAGTTCGGCGTCCCCACCGCCTTCTACCCGGGCGAGGTGCCGGACCCGCTCCGCCTGGTCCCCGGGGCCCGCTACCCGACCGGCTACCCGATCACCGTCGGCTTCTACGGCAGCACCGTCGAGTCTGTCGTCGTCCGGGCGGCCAGCCTGGCCGACGAGGACGGCAGGCCCGTCCCCTTCTGGCTGATCACGCCGGGCGACACCTCCGAGGCGCGGACGGAGCTGGAGCAGACGCTGGTCCTGCTGCCCAGGAAGCCGCTGGAGGCGGACCGGAGTTACGTCTACCAGGTGGACGGGGTCGCCCTCACCGGTACGGGCGCCCGGCCCTTCGCCGTCCGCGCCCGCTTCTCCACGGCAGGCGCGCCGGCCCCCGAGCCGGGCGGTCCGCCGGTCAGCCTCCAGGGCCGGCCCCTCCCCATCCCGCGCTGGTCGGCGGGCGGGCGCCTGATGGTCCCCTTCCGGGATTTCTTCCAGGCCCTGGGATGGAAGGTGGTCTGGAACCCCGCCCGGCCCGCGGTGGCGCGCGCCGAGCAGGACGGCCGCTGGATCGAGGTGCGCGGGGAGAGCCTCCGGTTGGCCTCCTCCGGGGGCTCGCGCTGGATGGCGGTGCCCGCGCGGAGGCTGGGGGACGTCCTCTACGTCCCGCTGCGCGAGGCGGCCGAGGCCGCCGGCCTCCGGGTGAGCTGGGACCCGGCGGGCCGGGTCCGGCTCTCGCGCTAG
- the rlmD gene encoding 23S rRNA (uracil(1939)-C(5))-methyltransferase RlmD, giving the protein MTRTIMEERTVEVESLAAEGDAVAHDAGGLTLFIPYGAPGDRLRVGIEERHARWARARILEMADPSPQRVAPPCPVFGRCGGCTWQHVAYEAQLAAKRRLVRDALERIGHLGGVEVEATLPSPSPWRYRNKAAVPLGRGPEGELQAGFYQRETHRIVPFVDCVAEHPLIDRVVASFLEVARERGLEGYDERSGRGLLRHLVVRVAPRAGRALAAVVVAAAAWPEGAAVAGELMRRVPELEGVVASAHPRPGNAVWGEREWTLAGRPELEEPMEVPGWGRLRFRVAARSFFQVNEAQAERLYALALDGAGLGPGDRVVDLYTGVGTLALFAALRARRVTGIEEVAAAVEDARQNAERNGLGHVRFLRGKAERLLPRLVAGGEPVDVLLLDPPRKGAAPEVLAAIRRAAPRRVVYVSCNPATLARDLALLAGAGEGASYRVERVAPVDLFPQTAHVEAVAWLARNA; this is encoded by the coding sequence ATGACCAGGACCATCATGGAGGAGCGGACCGTCGAGGTCGAGTCGCTGGCCGCCGAGGGCGACGCGGTCGCCCACGACGCCGGCGGCCTCACCCTCTTCATCCCCTACGGCGCGCCGGGCGACCGGCTGCGCGTGGGCATCGAGGAGCGCCACGCCCGCTGGGCGAGGGCGCGGATTCTGGAGATGGCCGACCCCTCGCCGCAGCGGGTGGCGCCGCCCTGCCCGGTCTTCGGCCGCTGCGGAGGCTGCACCTGGCAGCACGTCGCCTACGAGGCGCAGCTGGCGGCCAAGCGGCGCCTGGTCCGGGACGCGCTGGAGCGGATCGGACACCTGGGCGGGGTGGAGGTGGAGGCGACGCTTCCTTCGCCGTCTCCCTGGCGCTACCGGAACAAGGCGGCGGTGCCGCTGGGCAGGGGGCCGGAGGGGGAGCTCCAGGCCGGCTTCTACCAGAGGGAGACGCATCGCATCGTTCCCTTCGTCGACTGCGTCGCCGAGCACCCGCTCATCGACCGGGTGGTGGCAAGCTTCCTGGAGGTCGCGCGCGAGCGCGGGCTCGAGGGGTACGACGAGCGCAGCGGGCGCGGGCTCCTCCGCCACCTGGTGGTCCGGGTGGCGCCGCGGGCGGGCCGTGCGCTGGCGGCGGTGGTGGTGGCGGCGGCCGCGTGGCCGGAGGGGGCGGCGGTGGCGGGGGAGCTGATGCGGCGGGTGCCGGAGCTGGAGGGCGTGGTGGCCTCCGCCCACCCGCGCCCGGGGAACGCCGTCTGGGGCGAGCGGGAGTGGACGCTGGCCGGCCGGCCCGAGCTGGAGGAGCCGATGGAGGTCCCCGGCTGGGGCCGGCTCCGCTTCCGCGTCGCCGCCCGCTCGTTCTTCCAGGTGAACGAGGCGCAGGCCGAGCGGCTCTACGCGCTGGCGCTGGACGGGGCCGGCCTCGGGCCCGGCGACCGCGTGGTCGACCTGTACACGGGCGTCGGCACGCTGGCGCTCTTCGCGGCGCTCCGGGCGCGCCGGGTGACGGGGATCGAGGAAGTGGCGGCGGCGGTGGAGGACGCCCGCCAGAACGCGGAGCGGAACGGGCTCGGCCACGTCCGCTTCCTGCGGGGGAAGGCGGAGCGGCTCCTGCCCCGCCTGGTGGCGGGCGGAGAGCCGGTCGACGTCCTCCTTCTCGACCCGCCCAGGAAGGGCGCGGCGCCCGAGGTGCTGGCGGCGATCCGGCGCGCCGCCCCCCGCCGGGTCGTCTACGTCTCCTGCAACCCGGCCACGCTGGCCCGGGACCTGGCGCTGCTCGCCGGGGCGGGGGAGGGCGCCTCCTACCGGGTGGAGCGGGTGGCCCCGGTCGATCTCTTCCCGCAGACCGCCCACGTCGAGGCGGTCGCCTGGCTGGCGCGGAACGCCTAG
- a CDS encoding acylphosphatase, with amino-acid sequence METARDGSRQLRVHLHIRGRVQGVGFRAGAQAEAERLGVTGWVRNVEDGSVELEAQADPETLERFLRWCQRGPAGARVDAVDTSSRPPVGGEAGFAIRF; translated from the coding sequence ATGGAGACCGCGCGAGACGGCAGCCGGCAGCTGCGCGTCCACCTGCACATCCGCGGCCGCGTCCAGGGCGTCGGCTTCCGTGCCGGCGCCCAGGCCGAGGCGGAGCGGCTGGGGGTCACGGGTTGGGTCCGGAACGTGGAGGACGGCAGCGTCGAGCTGGAGGCGCAGGCCGATCCCGAGACCCTGGAGCGGTTCCTGCGCTGGTGCCAGCGCGGCCCCGCCGGCGCCCGGGTGGACGCGGTGGACACTTCCTCACGGCCGCCCGTCGGAGGCGAGGCCGGTTTCGCCATCCGCTTCTGA
- the gatB gene encoding Asp-tRNA(Asn)/Glu-tRNA(Gln) amidotransferase subunit GatB, translating into MVIGLEVHVELSTRTKMFCSCPADFGDEPNTHVCPVCMALPGALPVPNRRAVEFAIRAARALHCEIARETKFDRKNYHYPDLPKGYQISQYDQPLARNGWLTVDVGEGPRRIRIRRLHMEEDAGKSLHGGENGAGGAGETKGETTLLDFNRAGVPLVEIVSEPDIRSPEEARAYLEMLRATVLYTGVSDVKMEEGSLRCDANISIRPRGSKELGVLVEVKNMNSFRAVQRALAYEAERQAEALARGERIERETRHWDENRGVTLPGRSKEEVNDYRYFPEPDLVPLMIDPAWVAEIERSLPELPEQRLARYQEAGLAYKEAWTLVTQRELGDFLDAAVAAGAPFRQAANWLLGEVSARLNETGEPLASLRLTPQGLAELIGLVEEGTVTATLAKQVFARMLETGDDPRQIVEREGLVQIRDESALEAVADKVIEANPKVVADILGGKEKAVAVLVGQVMRETRGKANAAKVNEVLRRRLERLREREE; encoded by the coding sequence ATGGTGATCGGGCTGGAGGTCCACGTCGAGCTCTCCACGCGGACCAAGATGTTCTGCTCCTGCCCCGCCGACTTCGGCGACGAGCCCAACACCCACGTCTGCCCGGTCTGCATGGCGCTGCCGGGCGCGCTCCCGGTCCCCAACCGGCGCGCCGTCGAGTTCGCCATCCGGGCGGCGCGGGCGCTCCACTGCGAGATCGCCCGCGAGACCAAGTTCGACCGGAAGAACTACCACTACCCGGACCTCCCCAAGGGCTACCAGATCTCCCAGTACGACCAGCCGCTGGCGCGGAACGGCTGGCTGACCGTCGACGTGGGCGAGGGTCCGCGGCGGATCCGCATCCGCCGCCTGCACATGGAGGAAGACGCGGGCAAGTCGCTCCACGGCGGCGAGAACGGCGCCGGGGGCGCGGGGGAGACGAAGGGGGAGACGACGCTCCTCGACTTCAACCGCGCCGGCGTGCCGCTGGTGGAGATCGTCTCCGAGCCCGACATCCGCTCGCCCGAGGAGGCCCGCGCCTATCTCGAGATGCTGCGGGCGACCGTCCTCTACACCGGCGTCTCCGACGTCAAGATGGAGGAAGGCTCGCTCCGCTGCGACGCCAACATCTCCATCCGCCCCCGCGGTTCGAAGGAGCTGGGGGTGCTGGTGGAGGTCAAGAACATGAACTCCTTCCGCGCCGTCCAGCGCGCCCTGGCCTACGAGGCCGAGCGGCAGGCGGAGGCGCTGGCGCGGGGCGAGCGGATCGAGCGCGAGACGCGCCACTGGGACGAGAACCGCGGCGTCACCCTGCCCGGCCGCTCCAAGGAGGAAGTGAACGACTACCGCTACTTCCCCGAACCCGACCTGGTGCCGCTGATGATCGACCCCGCCTGGGTGGCGGAGATCGAACGCTCGCTGCCGGAGCTGCCCGAGCAGCGCCTCGCCCGCTACCAGGAGGCCGGCCTGGCCTACAAGGAAGCCTGGACCCTGGTCACCCAGCGGGAGCTGGGCGACTTCCTGGACGCGGCGGTGGCGGCCGGGGCGCCGTTCCGCCAAGCGGCCAACTGGCTCCTGGGCGAGGTGAGCGCCCGCCTGAACGAGACGGGCGAGCCGCTCGCCTCGCTGCGCCTGACGCCCCAGGGGCTGGCCGAGCTGATCGGCCTGGTGGAGGAGGGGACGGTCACCGCCACGCTGGCCAAGCAGGTCTTCGCGCGGATGCTGGAGACCGGCGACGACCCGCGCCAGATCGTGGAGCGCGAGGGTCTGGTCCAGATCCGCGACGAGTCGGCGCTGGAGGCGGTGGCCGACAAGGTGATCGAGGCCAACCCCAAGGTGGTGGCCGACATCCTGGGCGGCAAGGAGAAGGCCGTGGCCGTGCTGGTCGGCCAGGTGATGCGCGAGACGCGGGGCAAGGCCAACGCGGCCAAGGTGAACGAGGTGCTCCGCCGCCGTCTGGAGCGCCTGCGCGAGCGGGAGGAGTAG